A stretch of the SAR202 cluster bacterium genome encodes the following:
- a CDS encoding exo-alpha-sialidase produces the protein MSHVPMTLPGLVLAARDTRYRHKSTFVELDGGRILHAAGAAFQHSDDGGVTWSAESQRVDADGNPVGSSGASMVKIEGNRIGYAGMGRSDRAKPYGRVVFWRSDDGGQTWAPPVDISRPGLNTHMLQDVALRTTTGRIVIPVHVEMGQRAGNVGAPHPTTGKLVNNQWVPTDAQFHDPTFTYVYVCYSEDEGRPWQHNRDGGIVILLDTAMLFSPVMEASVAEVYPGRLLMMMRTGLGRHFQSWSSDNGETWTRPMPTPLASSTTPAQIRMLHNGHLLVVWNQESAEETRRGYNRTRISSAISRNGGSVWEFFQNIQSIHETTRVEPGPIRPTRAVESYFNSGWPSPERPVEDIMTAQVQGRWSTPSVFVMKDRVIVAHTHTMYGEDPVEAKITAEGGKGQSGNQKQKVLPIEWFYGGKRPADNPFLKRAHEATVP, from the coding sequence ATGTCCCACGTTCCCATGACGCTGCCGGGACTGGTGCTGGCAGCGCGCGACACCCGTTACCGCCACAAGTCCACGTTCGTTGAGCTCGATGGTGGCCGTATCCTCCACGCGGCCGGGGCTGCGTTCCAGCACTCGGACGACGGCGGCGTGACCTGGTCCGCTGAATCGCAGAGGGTGGACGCCGACGGCAACCCCGTCGGCAGCAGCGGCGCGTCGATGGTGAAGATTGAAGGCAATCGCATCGGCTACGCGGGCATGGGCCGTTCCGACCGAGCGAAGCCGTATGGGCGCGTCGTATTCTGGCGCTCGGACGACGGCGGACAGACGTGGGCGCCGCCTGTGGACATATCGCGCCCCGGCCTCAACACCCACATGCTCCAGGACGTCGCGCTCCGCACCACTACAGGCCGCATCGTCATTCCCGTTCACGTAGAGATGGGCCAGCGCGCCGGTAACGTCGGCGCACCGCATCCAACAACGGGCAAGCTGGTGAATAACCAGTGGGTCCCAACCGACGCGCAGTTCCACGACCCCACGTTCACGTATGTCTACGTCTGCTACTCCGAAGACGAGGGCCGACCGTGGCAGCACAACAGGGACGGCGGCATCGTCATACTGCTGGACACCGCAATGCTTTTCAGCCCGGTCATGGAGGCGTCCGTCGCCGAGGTCTACCCGGGCCGACTGCTCATGATGATGCGCACCGGCCTTGGCCGACACTTCCAGTCCTGGTCTTCCGACAACGGCGAGACGTGGACGCGCCCGATGCCCACCCCGCTTGCCTCCAGCACCACACCGGCGCAGATCCGCATGCTCCACAACGGGCACCTCCTCGTCGTCTGGAACCAGGAGAGCGCAGAGGAGACGCGCAGGGGATACAACCGCACGCGCATCTCTTCCGCCATAAGCCGCAACGGCGGGTCCGTGTGGGAGTTCTTCCAGAATATCCAGTCCATTCACGAGACGACGCGCGTGGAGCCCGGCCCCATCCGGCCGACGCGTGCGGTGGAATCGTACTTCAACTCTGGCTGGCCCTCCCCGGAACGCCCTGTGGAGGATATCATGACCGCGCAGGTCCAGGGCCGCTGGTCCACCCCCTCCGTTTTCGTCATGAAGGACCGAGTGATCGTCGCACACACCCATACGATGTACGGGGAAGACCCCGTAGAAGCCAAGATCACCGCAGAGGGCGGCAAGGGCCAGTCCGGCAACCAGAAACAAAAAGTGCTCCCCATAGAATGGTTCTACGGCGGCAAAAGGCCGGCGGACAATCCGTTCCTGAAGAGGGCGCACGAGGCGACGGTGCCGTGA
- a CDS encoding exo-alpha-sialidase: protein MSNVPMTRPDLALAIHKTRYFHSSSFVELEGGRVLHAADTRFTYSDDGGITWSKEFHRYDAAGNIVGGGGTSLVKLDGKGIGYAGMDRRDSGRGYSRIVFWRSPDGGETWEAPTVVSTPGVSTHLYQDAATRTSSGRIVVAVYGHLGQSFGNVGKPHPGTGKLVNNQWVSTAGHFHDPHFTYVYFCYSDDEGRTWKRNKDGELMILMDTSTIFSYVNEPTVTEVYPGRLLSMMRTGLGRQFQAWSSDTGETWTRPMPTSLSASTTPAQIRALHNGHLLVVWNQESERETQMGYNRTRMSSAISRNGGSVWEFYQNVHSLHETTRVEPGPIRPTRPEEAHYEPGWPAPERPVDIIQTAESHGRWSYPSVFVMKDRVFIAHTYTMYKEHPTEATIISDGGKNSEYNQLLKVLPVEWFYGGKKPADNPFLKRAHEAAVP, encoded by the coding sequence TTGAGCAACGTCCCAATGACCCGGCCCGACCTTGCGCTCGCGATTCACAAGACACGCTATTTCCACAGCTCCAGCTTCGTAGAGCTGGAGGGCGGGCGCGTCCTGCACGCCGCGGACACGCGCTTCACCTACTCCGACGACGGTGGCATCACCTGGTCGAAGGAGTTTCACAGGTACGACGCAGCCGGCAACATTGTCGGCGGCGGCGGCACCTCGCTCGTGAAGCTGGACGGCAAGGGCATCGGATATGCCGGCATGGACAGGCGTGACTCCGGCAGAGGCTACTCGCGCATCGTATTCTGGCGCTCCCCGGACGGCGGCGAGACTTGGGAGGCCCCGACGGTAGTCTCCACCCCCGGCGTCAGCACGCACCTCTACCAGGACGCCGCGACCCGCACCTCATCCGGCCGCATCGTCGTTGCCGTTTACGGCCACCTGGGCCAGTCATTCGGCAACGTCGGCAAACCGCACCCGGGAACAGGAAAGCTAGTCAACAACCAGTGGGTCTCCACGGCTGGACACTTCCACGATCCGCACTTCACCTACGTGTACTTCTGTTACTCCGATGACGAAGGCCGCACCTGGAAGCGCAACAAGGACGGCGAGCTGATGATCCTTATGGATACCTCCACTATCTTCAGCTACGTCAATGAGCCGACCGTTACCGAGGTCTACCCCGGCCGCCTGCTGTCCATGATGCGCACCGGCCTCGGGCGCCAGTTCCAGGCATGGTCCAGCGATACCGGCGAGACATGGACACGGCCCATGCCGACATCCCTGTCCGCCAGCACCACGCCGGCCCAGATCCGCGCGCTCCACAACGGCCACCTGCTGGTGGTCTGGAACCAGGAGAGCGAGCGAGAGACCCAGATGGGCTACAACCGCACGCGCATGTCCTCCGCCATCAGCCGCAACGGCGGCTCCGTCTGGGAGTTCTACCAGAACGTGCACTCGCTCCACGAGACCACCCGCGTAGAGCCCGGGCCCATCCGGCCCACTCGCCCGGAAGAGGCGCACTATGAGCCAGGCTGGCCCGCGCCAGAGCGACCGGTAGACATCATCCAGACCGCAGAGTCCCACGGCCGGTGGTCGTACCCTTCCGTCTTCGTCATGAAGGACCGGGTGTTCATCGCCCACACGTACACGATGTACAAGGAGCACCCGACGGAGGCGACAATCATCTCGGACGGCGGCAAGAACAGCGAGTACAACCAGCTCCTGAAAGTGCTGCCCGTAGAATGGTTCTACGGCGGCAAAAAGCCCGCCGACAACCCCTTCCTCAAGCGCGCCCACGAGGCGGCGGTCCCCTGA
- a CDS encoding CocE/NonD family hydrolase, with amino-acid sequence MGVSCSQVQSRSVHKMTTAAIQTKLSQPLRVRLDVKVPMRDGVKLSADIYTPNGSGPWPVLLDRTIYDNQNDRGFAWIARFVEAGYAVVMQDCRGRYDSDGTFQPYINEAADGHDTVEWIGKQPWCNGKVGMFGISYIGFTQTQAALGGSQYLQGIMPIAAQQDNFGHWYADGIFQLHVGMNFIRMAGRTMQSNSRNLMNSEELYNRLPLVSALDDIVDLPFFKDAVKHSEYGEFWQKYSMRDKYDRVDAPAYFVTGWYDNLLRETFRLFQGWTQKAKTEKARKATKLVVGPWAHHNIGSAEQFGVVGFGTNAGMDIAGEHIRWYDCRLKGIDNGIDSEAPMRIFTMGENRWRTENQWPLPNMKYHKFFLHGRKANSLYGEGTMSLDKCTEDEEDDTFIYDPRNPVPTVGGQSLGVAGIVPGPADRRPVQRRDDVLVYTTAPLEKDMEATGPALVTLWASSEAKDTDFTANVTDVYPDGTAVAVCEGISSGRWAELKGNPIDQFKPEFMKPGEITKFSIQLWEMSYVFKKGHRIRLELSSSNFPRYARNLNTGAPFGTDSEMVVAKNTVYHRGRVCTHLTLPIIPRE; translated from the coding sequence ATGGGAGTATCTTGCTCCCAAGTGCAATCAAGGAGCGTTCACAAGATGACGACAGCCGCGATACAGACCAAGTTGTCGCAGCCTCTCCGTGTGAGGCTTGACGTTAAGGTACCGATGCGCGACGGCGTGAAGCTGTCTGCAGATATCTACACCCCGAACGGCAGCGGGCCGTGGCCTGTGCTGCTCGACAGGACGATCTACGACAACCAGAACGACCGCGGGTTCGCCTGGATTGCCCGGTTCGTAGAGGCGGGGTACGCCGTTGTCATGCAGGACTGTCGCGGCCGGTACGACTCCGACGGCACGTTCCAGCCGTACATTAATGAGGCGGCGGACGGCCACGACACCGTGGAGTGGATCGGCAAGCAGCCCTGGTGCAACGGCAAGGTAGGCATGTTCGGCATTTCGTACATCGGCTTCACGCAAACCCAGGCCGCGCTGGGCGGGAGCCAGTACCTGCAAGGGATCATGCCCATTGCCGCGCAGCAGGACAACTTCGGCCACTGGTACGCGGACGGGATTTTCCAACTCCACGTAGGGATGAACTTCATTCGCATGGCCGGCAGGACGATGCAGTCCAACAGCCGGAACCTGATGAACTCAGAGGAGCTGTACAACCGCCTGCCGCTCGTTTCGGCGCTGGATGACATTGTGGACCTGCCGTTCTTCAAGGATGCCGTGAAACATTCTGAGTACGGCGAGTTCTGGCAGAAGTACAGCATGCGCGACAAGTACGACAGAGTGGACGCGCCCGCGTACTTTGTGACGGGCTGGTACGACAACCTCCTTCGCGAGACGTTCCGCCTGTTCCAGGGCTGGACCCAGAAGGCGAAGACCGAGAAGGCGCGCAAGGCGACGAAGCTGGTCGTCGGCCCGTGGGCGCACCACAATATCGGCTCCGCCGAGCAGTTCGGCGTTGTGGGCTTCGGGACGAACGCGGGCATGGACATCGCGGGTGAGCACATCCGCTGGTACGACTGCCGCCTGAAGGGCATCGACAACGGCATCGACAGCGAGGCGCCGATGAGGATCTTCACGATGGGCGAGAACAGGTGGCGCACCGAGAACCAGTGGCCGCTGCCGAACATGAAGTACCACAAGTTCTTCCTCCACGGCCGGAAGGCGAACTCGCTCTACGGCGAGGGCACGATGAGCCTGGACAAGTGCACGGAGGACGAAGAGGACGATACGTTCATCTACGATCCTCGCAATCCCGTGCCGACGGTAGGCGGCCAGAGTCTTGGCGTGGCGGGCATCGTCCCAGGCCCGGCGGACCGCCGCCCTGTGCAGCGCCGCGACGACGTGCTGGTCTACACGACCGCGCCGCTGGAAAAGGACATGGAGGCGACCGGCCCGGCGCTAGTGACGCTGTGGGCATCCTCCGAAGCAAAGGACACGGACTTCACGGCAAACGTTACGGACGTGTACCCGGATGGGACGGCCGTCGCCGTGTGCGAGGGCATCTCCAGCGGCCGGTGGGCCGAGCTGAAGGGCAACCCTATAGACCAGTTCAAGCCTGAGTTCATGAAGCCCGGGGAGATAACCAAGTTCAGCATCCAGCTTTGGGAGATGAGCTACGTCTTCAAGAAGGGCCACCGCATCAGGCTGGAGCTATCGAGCAGCAACTTCCCGAGGTACGCGCGCAATCTCAACACCGGCGCTCCGTTCGGCACGGACTCGGAGATGGTAGTAGCGAAGAACACTGTCTACCACAGGGGACGCGTCTGCACGCACCTTACGCTTCCGATCATTCCGAGGGAGTGA